A section of the Armatimonadota bacterium genome encodes:
- a CDS encoding alcohol dehydrogenase catalytic domain-containing protein yields the protein MNPLPATMKAAVLRAPGQVALEDLPAPRPGPGEAVVRVRACGICGSDLMEWYVAPRIPFVFGHELSGEIAALGEGVTGWRVGEAVFVHHHAPCGACAACHRGDEVHCTAWRASRIEPGGMAEYVRVPPEILQRDTLRLPPGVGFDDAALIEPVACAVKALRRAEGLLRGLGAQGQGLRGTRILVLGAGFSGQVLGKLARRLGARELLAADPAPERRERARGWADAVSEPEAIETAGVDLAVVAAASPDAWATAARAVRPGGAILLYAPLPPGSPLPLDPHALFFREVTLLPSYSAGPRDTREALRWISTGVIRAAEFVTHRFPLRQAPEAYRTARAGGPALKVLVEMI from the coding sequence ATGAACCCCCTCCCGGCCACCATGAAAGCCGCGGTGCTGAGGGCACCGGGCCAGGTGGCCCTCGAGGACCTCCCCGCCCCGCGGCCCGGCCCCGGGGAGGCGGTGGTCCGGGTACGGGCCTGCGGGATCTGCGGTTCGGACCTCATGGAGTGGTACGTGGCTCCCCGCATCCCCTTCGTGTTCGGCCACGAACTCAGCGGGGAGATCGCGGCATTGGGCGAAGGGGTGACCGGCTGGCGGGTTGGGGAAGCCGTGTTCGTGCACCACCACGCCCCCTGCGGGGCGTGCGCGGCCTGCCATCGAGGGGACGAGGTCCACTGCACCGCGTGGCGTGCAAGCCGCATCGAACCAGGCGGGATGGCGGAGTACGTGCGGGTCCCTCCGGAGATCCTGCAACGGGACACCCTGCGGCTCCCACCGGGAGTGGGATTCGACGACGCGGCCCTTATCGAGCCCGTGGCGTGCGCGGTGAAGGCCCTGCGGCGGGCGGAAGGGCTCCTGCGCGGACTCGGCGCGCAGGGACAGGGCCTTCGGGGTACCCGGATCCTGGTGCTGGGTGCGGGGTTCTCCGGGCAGGTCCTGGGAAAACTTGCCCGCAGGTTGGGTGCCCGGGAGCTGCTCGCTGCGGATCCGGCGCCCGAGCGCCGGGAGCGGGCCCGGGGGTGGGCGGATGCGGTGAGTGAACCCGAGGCGATCGAAACGGCGGGAGTGGACCTCGCGGTGGTGGCCGCGGCTTCCCCGGACGCATGGGCCACCGCCGCCCGGGCCGTCCGCCCGGGCGGCGCGATCCTCCTGTACGCCCCCCTCCCGCCCGGAAGCCCTCTTCCCCTAGACCCACACGCGCTCTTCTTCCGGGAGGTCACCCTCCTCCCGTCGTACTCTGCGGGGCCCCGGGATACCCGGGAGGCGCTCCGGTGGATCTCAACGGGCGTGATCCGAGCCGCGGAGTTCGTCACCCACCGGTTCCCCCTCCGTCAGGCTCCCGAGGCCTACCGCACCGCGCGGGCGGGAGGGCCGGCCCTCAAGGTGCTCGTGGAGATGATCTAA
- a CDS encoding cupin domain-containing protein — translation MDGANRKPPQQTPAQPRSVAIPAAYRRSFDPERFRWEGIEPTVYKFRAGEVRGMGWRGVQRLTLTSPREVPAAFELRYFEIEPGGYSSFEKHRHVHFILVLRGRGRAVVGTRIFDLAPYDLLYVPPLVPHRWVNEGEEPFGFLCPVDAERDPPQPLDDAEWEAIATDPLTAPYAF, via the coding sequence ATGGACGGTGCAAACCGGAAGCCGCCCCAACAGACGCCTGCGCAACCGCGGTCTGTAGCCATCCCGGCCGCCTACAGGCGGTCCTTCGATCCGGAGCGCTTCCGGTGGGAGGGGATCGAGCCCACGGTCTACAAGTTCCGCGCGGGAGAGGTTCGGGGCATGGGCTGGCGGGGTGTGCAGCGGCTCACCCTCACGAGTCCCCGGGAGGTCCCCGCGGCCTTCGAGCTGCGGTACTTCGAGATCGAGCCCGGAGGGTATAGCAGCTTCGAGAAGCACCGACACGTGCACTTCATCCTGGTCCTGCGGGGTCGGGGCCGGGCCGTGGTGGGCACCCGGATCTTCGATCTCGCGCCCTACGATCTCCTGTATGTCCCGCCCCTCGTGCCGCACCGGTGGGTCAACGAGGGAGAGGAGCCCTTCGGGTTTCTCTGCCCGGTGGACGCGGAGCGGGACCCGCCTCAGCCGCTGGACGACGCGGAGTGGGAGGCCATCGCCACCGACCCCCTCACCGCCCCGTATGCCTTTTAG
- a CDS encoding DMT family transporter, with the protein MRGEPFALLAAFAFALSAVYTRRFTTGAGGRPPAPPEIGVLASLLGDLTTFGVLAVGELARGKGQMLRPESVVLFLLAGLVASMLGRNLAFLSVKQIGAGRSTAVRLSNTVFSAVVGWVWLRDLPRPAQLLGIALVTAGLWVVVTEREGWEQDTNWAGVMTAVSAALAFAVGDTARRAGLLITPSVPLGGFLGACAAIPAQVVLLRPWRWPEAVWRYLRRPDVLASGGFNSVALLFLTTAVHRTPVANAAALYNLQVLLVIGLGRWMLRGEDPGGARLVTGSVTAVVGAALVLGG; encoded by the coding sequence TTGCGGGGGGAACCGTTCGCCCTGCTCGCGGCCTTCGCGTTCGCGCTGAGCGCCGTCTACACCCGCCGGTTCACCACGGGTGCGGGGGGGCGGCCCCCGGCGCCCCCCGAGATCGGGGTGCTGGCGAGTCTTCTTGGGGATCTCACCACCTTTGGCGTCCTGGCGGTCGGAGAGCTGGCACGGGGGAAAGGCCAGATGCTCCGTCCGGAGTCCGTGGTGCTGTTCCTCCTCGCGGGCCTCGTGGCCAGCATGCTGGGTCGGAACCTGGCCTTCCTGAGCGTGAAGCAGATCGGTGCGGGCCGGTCCACCGCGGTCCGGCTCAGCAACACGGTGTTCTCCGCGGTGGTGGGCTGGGTGTGGCTGCGGGACCTCCCGCGGCCGGCGCAGCTGCTCGGAATCGCCCTCGTCACCGCCGGACTATGGGTGGTGGTGACGGAGCGGGAGGGGTGGGAGCAGGACACGAACTGGGCCGGGGTAATGACCGCGGTGAGCGCGGCGCTGGCCTTCGCGGTGGGCGACACCGCCCGCCGGGCTGGTCTCCTGATCACCCCTTCAGTCCCCCTCGGCGGTTTTCTGGGCGCGTGCGCCGCGATCCCTGCCCAGGTGGTGCTCCTGCGGCCGTGGCGCTGGCCGGAGGCGGTTTGGCGGTACCTCCGCCGCCCGGATGTGCTTGCCAGCGGCGGGTTCAACAGCGTTGCCCTGCTGTTCCTCACCACGGCGGTGCACCGCACGCCCGTGGCCAACGCCGCGGCCCTCTACAACCTCCAGGTCCTCCTGGTGATCGGTCTCGGCCGGTGGATGCTGCGGGGGGAGGATCCGGGAGGGGCGCGCCTGGTAACCGGGAGCGTCACCGCCGTGGTCGGAGCGGCCCTGGTCCTGGGAGGATAG
- a CDS encoding sulfite exporter TauE/SafE family protein, translated as MLSLVVLLAFGAGFLDAVLGMGYGTILAPLLLLFGYRLPELVPALLLSQFAAGLVGARFHHLNGNASFARGSVHLKVALVLMGAGLAGGLGGPWLARQVSEGTVRIYMGLMILGLGGWLMVGQKVYRFSWVRLVALGVVASVNKALTGGGYGPLLAGGQMVAGLDPKAAVAITNLAEAVVSLTALSGYAWWFAASWRWDLVLAVTGGAALAAPLGARAVRIVGAEALRTVVGAATVCLGFLALLSVRGA; from the coding sequence GTGCTGTCGCTCGTGGTCCTGCTCGCCTTCGGCGCGGGGTTCCTGGACGCCGTGCTGGGCATGGGGTATGGGACCATCCTCGCCCCGCTCCTCCTCCTCTTCGGCTACCGCCTCCCGGAGCTCGTGCCCGCCCTGCTCCTCTCGCAGTTCGCGGCGGGTCTGGTGGGCGCGCGGTTCCACCACCTGAACGGCAACGCGTCGTTCGCGCGGGGTTCCGTTCACCTGAAGGTGGCCCTGGTGCTCATGGGCGCGGGCCTTGCCGGGGGCCTCGGAGGGCCGTGGCTTGCCCGGCAGGTGAGCGAAGGAACGGTGCGGATCTACATGGGGCTGATGATCCTCGGCCTCGGGGGTTGGCTCATGGTGGGCCAGAAGGTCTATCGGTTCTCCTGGGTGCGGCTTGTGGCTTTGGGAGTCGTCGCCTCGGTGAACAAAGCCCTCACCGGCGGCGGATACGGGCCGCTTCTCGCGGGAGGGCAGATGGTGGCAGGATTAGATCCCAAGGCCGCGGTGGCCATCACGAACCTCGCGGAGGCGGTGGTGTCCCTGACCGCGCTGAGCGGATACGCGTGGTGGTTCGCCGCCTCCTGGCGGTGGGACCTGGTGCTGGCGGTCACGGGCGGTGCCGCCCTGGCCGCGCCTCTGGGCGCCCGCGCCGTGCGCATTGTGGGCGCGGAGGCGCTGCGCACCGTGGTGGGGGCCGCGACGGTCTGCCTGGGGTTCCTCGCCCTGCTGTCCGTGCGGGGGGCCTGA
- the cobA gene encoding uroporphyrinogen-III C-methyltransferase — translation MRGKVYLVGAGPGDPELITVRGLRVLRRSEVVVYDRLVHPCLVEEAPPEAERVFVGKDAPGHRLPQEEINRLLIERARAGLWVVRLKGGDPFVFGRGGEEVEALRAAGVPYEVIPGVTAAVAVPAAGGIPVTHRAYASAFAVVTGHECEGPSDLDWGALARVPTLVVLMGLRRLGRVVDRLLGHGADAGVPAAVISRGTLPGQRVVVGRLEEIVRKVEEARLEPPATLVVGEVVRLSPWWTEPVGEAPCTLASRGESGR, via the coding sequence ATGAGGGGCAAGGTGTACCTGGTGGGGGCCGGCCCGGGCGATCCTGAGCTCATCACGGTGCGGGGGTTACGGGTGCTGCGGAGGTCTGAGGTGGTGGTCTACGACCGGCTGGTCCACCCGTGCCTGGTGGAAGAGGCGCCTCCTGAGGCCGAGCGGGTCTTCGTGGGCAAGGACGCTCCGGGGCACCGCCTCCCGCAGGAGGAGATCAACCGGCTGTTGATCGAGCGGGCCCGGGCGGGGCTGTGGGTGGTGCGCCTGAAGGGGGGAGACCCCTTCGTCTTCGGCCGAGGGGGGGAGGAGGTGGAGGCGTTGCGGGCGGCCGGGGTTCCGTACGAGGTCATTCCGGGGGTTACCGCGGCGGTGGCGGTTCCCGCGGCCGGGGGCATCCCCGTGACGCACCGGGCCTACGCCTCCGCCTTCGCGGTGGTGACGGGGCACGAGTGCGAGGGGCCCTCGGACCTGGACTGGGGGGCGTTGGCGCGGGTGCCGACCCTGGTGGTGCTGATGGGGTTGCGGCGGCTTGGGCGGGTGGTGGATCGGCTCTTGGGTCACGGGGCGGATGCGGGGGTTCCTGCCGCGGTGATCAGCCGGGGGACGCTTCCGGGCCAGCGGGTGGTGGTGGGGCGGCTTGAGGAGATCGTGCGGAAGGTGGAGGAGGCACGACTCGAGCCGCCCGCCACGCTGGTGGTGGGGGAGGTGGTGCGCCTCAGCCCGTGGTGGACGGAGCCGGTGGGAGAGGCTCCCTGCACCCTGGCGTCCAGGGGGGAATCCGGGCGATGA
- a CDS encoding bifunctional precorrin-2 dehydrogenase/sirohydrochlorin ferrochelatase produces MKAVYYPVMLDVRGRRCVVVGGGALAEGKVVQLLEVGAEVVVVSPEVTDRIRRWAEEGRLRWVARPYRWGDLLGAWLGISASEDRATNAAVWEEAEARRVWLNAVDDPPHCSAIAPAVHREGDLVVAVSTSGKAPALAVRLRDRFAAQLGPEYGAFLDLVGEVREEIARRVPVFRERVALWYRIVDSEILELLRRGDRERARVRLWELVGGGG; encoded by the coding sequence ATGAAGGCGGTGTACTACCCGGTGATGCTGGATGTGCGGGGGAGGCGGTGCGTGGTGGTGGGTGGGGGTGCCCTCGCTGAGGGGAAGGTGGTTCAGCTTCTGGAGGTCGGTGCAGAGGTGGTCGTGGTGAGCCCGGAGGTGACCGACCGGATCCGCCGGTGGGCGGAGGAAGGTCGGTTGAGGTGGGTGGCGCGGCCGTACCGGTGGGGGGATCTGTTGGGGGCGTGGCTGGGGATCTCGGCGTCGGAGGATCGGGCGACGAATGCCGCGGTGTGGGAGGAGGCGGAGGCCCGGCGGGTGTGGCTCAACGCGGTGGACGACCCGCCTCACTGCAGCGCGATCGCGCCGGCCGTGCACCGGGAGGGGGATTTGGTCGTTGCGGTCTCCACGTCGGGGAAGGCTCCGGCGCTGGCGGTGCGGTTGAGGGACCGGTTCGCCGCACAACTCGGGCCGGAGTACGGGGCGTTTTTGGACCTCGTGGGCGAGGTGCGGGAGGAGATTGCCCGGCGCGTTCCGGTGTTTCGGGAGCGGGTGGCGCTGTGGTACCGCATCGTGGACTCGGAGATCCTGGAGCTGCTGCGCCGGGGGGATCGGGAGCGGGCCCGGGTGCGGCTTTGGGAGCTCGTGGGGGGAGGGGGATGA
- a CDS encoding uroporphyrinogen-III synthase yields MTPRVLVLESRMPEILATLGRRAGWEVVCAAAVVEVDADPEEVRTPLERLCQREVDWVVLQTGAGAERLYRIAEHLGLGQPYVEALRTVPVAVRGPKPAAVLQRWGIRPTLAAPSPYTTAELCAALDSVPLAGKTVFVQHYGEGNEPLRAYLLGRGAAVVDAQPYRWALPPDPRPLREAVRGLVEGAFSAVLVTSRPQVTHLFRVAEELGCAEALREALNGRVTVAAVGPVSRQALLDRGVPVSVEPPHPKMKPLIESLREHLRGVGG; encoded by the coding sequence ATGACGCCGCGGGTCCTCGTGCTCGAATCCCGCATGCCGGAGATCCTGGCGACGCTCGGACGGCGGGCCGGGTGGGAGGTGGTCTGTGCTGCTGCGGTGGTGGAGGTGGACGCAGATCCGGAGGAGGTGCGGACACCGCTTGAGCGGTTGTGCCAGCGGGAGGTGGACTGGGTGGTGCTGCAGACGGGAGCCGGGGCCGAGCGGCTGTACCGGATCGCGGAGCATCTCGGGCTCGGACAGCCCTACGTGGAGGCCCTGCGGACGGTTCCCGTCGCGGTCCGGGGCCCCAAACCCGCCGCGGTGCTCCAGCGATGGGGAATCCGCCCCACCCTGGCCGCGCCAAGCCCCTACACGACCGCGGAGCTGTGCGCCGCCCTGGATTCCGTGCCGCTCGCGGGGAAGACGGTCTTCGTGCAGCACTACGGCGAGGGAAACGAACCCCTCCGCGCGTACCTGCTCGGCCGCGGCGCCGCGGTGGTGGACGCCCAGCCCTACCGCTGGGCGCTTCCCCCGGATCCCCGCCCGCTTCGGGAGGCCGTGCGGGGCCTTGTGGAGGGGGCATTTTCGGCGGTGCTGGTGACGAGCCGGCCGCAGGTCACCCACCTCTTCCGGGTCGCGGAGGAGCTGGGGTGCGCGGAGGCCTTGCGGGAGGCCCTGAACGGACGCGTGACCGTGGCCGCGGTGGGGCCTGTTTCGCGGCAGGCCCTGCTGGACCGGGGCGTTCCGGTCTCCGTGGAGCCCCCCCACCCGAAGATGAAGCCCCTCATCGAGTCCCTGCGGGAACACTTGCGAGGTGTCGGGGGATGA
- the cysC gene encoding adenylyl-sulfate kinase — translation MTEVRIPLTEEEARLVVEEAEALGRAVREPQRSQMLRLVEHARAGEVPPDLVDLLEGLAVMVLQTGRARARLHAEGERLWTAMLLRTPRGQALQAQVEEVNRALRALRGVRLESVRVEMRTLGHFTLNLRADGIGLNLAVRADGVQVESVSVEGSGNTPSRRGLCVWLTGLPGSGKTTIAHQVADRLQREGHPVEILDGDVVRQHFSRGLGFSREDRLENIRRVAYVAELLVRHGVVVLVALVSPYREAREEARRRIGDFLEVYVRCPLEVLIARDPKGLYARALRSEIPNFTGLDDPYEPPEAPDLVLDTDREPPEESARKVLELLAHHGYPMGMRG, via the coding sequence ATGACCGAAGTCCGCATCCCCCTTACGGAGGAAGAGGCCCGGCTGGTGGTGGAAGAGGCGGAGGCCCTGGGCCGGGCCGTTCGGGAGCCCCAGCGATCCCAGATGCTGCGGCTCGTGGAGCACGCCCGCGCGGGGGAAGTCCCGCCGGACCTCGTGGACCTGCTGGAAGGGCTTGCGGTCATGGTGCTGCAGACGGGCCGGGCCCGGGCTCGGCTCCATGCGGAGGGGGAACGCCTCTGGACGGCGATGCTTTTGCGCACGCCCCGGGGTCAGGCCCTGCAAGCTCAGGTCGAGGAGGTAAACCGGGCCCTGCGGGCCCTGCGCGGCGTGCGGCTGGAGTCCGTGCGGGTGGAGATGCGGACCCTGGGCCACTTCACCCTCAACCTCCGGGCCGACGGCATCGGGCTCAACCTGGCCGTGCGGGCGGACGGCGTGCAGGTGGAAAGCGTGAGCGTGGAAGGGAGCGGAAACACCCCTTCGCGCCGGGGCCTATGCGTGTGGCTCACGGGACTTCCCGGATCCGGCAAGACCACCATCGCGCACCAGGTGGCGGACCGTCTGCAGCGGGAAGGCCATCCCGTGGAGATCCTGGATGGGGACGTGGTGCGCCAGCACTTCTCCAGAGGCCTCGGGTTCAGCCGGGAGGACCGGCTCGAGAACATCCGGCGGGTGGCATACGTGGCGGAGCTCCTGGTCCGCCACGGTGTGGTGGTCCTGGTGGCCCTGGTCTCCCCGTACCGGGAGGCCCGGGAGGAGGCCCGGAGACGCATCGGCGACTTCCTCGAAGTCTACGTGCGCTGCCCGCTCGAGGTGCTCATCGCGCGGGATCCAAAAGGACTCTACGCCCGGGCCCTGCGGAGCGAGATCCCGAACTTCACGGGACTGGATGATCCGTACGAGCCTCCCGAAGCCCCGGACCTCGTGCTCGACACGGACCGGGAGCCGCCGGAGGAGAGTGCCCGGAAGGTGCTGGAGCTCCTGGCCCACCACGGATACCCGATGGGGATGCGGGGATGA
- a CDS encoding phosphoadenylyl-sulfate reductase — MPRQLSFDDLEIGEIAVELDDRSPQEVIAWALETFGDGVAVVTAFQAEGMAVLDMAARIRPDVRVITVDTGRLPQATYAFMDQVREHYPQARFEVLFPDYREVEAMVRRHGVNLFYRSVPLRLLCCQVRKVRPLVRALEGLDAWITGLRREQWASRANIRKVELDHDHDGIVKVNPLADWTKEEVWEYLTTHGVPVHPLYEGGYTSIGCDPCTRPIQPGEDDRAGRWWWEVGAPKECGIHCPIETGGFEHEAHAILKEAHGTALEPAGGRAE; from the coding sequence ATGCCGCGGCAGCTAAGCTTCGATGACCTGGAGATCGGCGAGATCGCCGTCGAGCTGGACGACCGCTCCCCGCAGGAGGTGATCGCCTGGGCCCTCGAGACCTTCGGGGACGGCGTGGCGGTGGTCACCGCCTTCCAGGCGGAGGGGATGGCCGTCCTCGACATGGCGGCCCGCATCCGGCCGGACGTGCGGGTGATCACCGTGGACACGGGCCGACTCCCGCAGGCCACCTATGCCTTCATGGACCAGGTGCGGGAGCACTACCCGCAGGCGCGGTTCGAGGTGCTCTTCCCGGACTACCGGGAGGTGGAGGCCATGGTGCGGCGGCACGGTGTGAACCTCTTCTACCGGTCCGTGCCCCTGCGGCTGCTGTGCTGCCAGGTCCGGAAAGTGCGGCCTCTGGTGCGGGCCCTGGAGGGGTTGGATGCGTGGATCACGGGGCTGCGCCGGGAGCAGTGGGCCTCCCGGGCCAACATCCGCAAGGTAGAGCTGGACCACGACCACGACGGCATCGTGAAGGTGAACCCGCTCGCGGACTGGACCAAGGAGGAAGTGTGGGAGTACCTCACGACCCACGGGGTCCCCGTACATCCCCTCTACGAGGGGGGCTACACCAGCATCGGCTGCGATCCCTGCACCCGGCCCATCCAGCCCGGGGAGGACGACCGGGCGGGCCGGTGGTGGTGGGAGGTGGGCGCGCCCAAGGAGTGCGGCATCCACTGCCCCATCGAGACGGGCGGGTTCGAGCACGAGGCCCATGCCATCCTCAAGGAGGCCCACGGCACCGCCCTGGAACCCGCAGGAGGGCGGGCGGAATGA
- a CDS encoding MoaD/ThiS family protein produces MAVQVTGTGQTAEVTWELVLKRNSIERLKQEKFPLDIVHELPELIARGYEAVPEEDIVRLNWWGLTHDKPKVGTFMVRIKVPGGRIAPEQLIAVGRISQRYGRNYGELTTRQGIQLHWVRLDQLPEVLQEIQASGLTTVGGEGDTVRNVTSCPVAGVDREELFDVQPVVAAVARFFYGNRAYSNLPRKHKYTISACPAQCNAPEIHDVALVGVLKDGRPGFAVRVGGGLSATPRISRDLGVFVPAEPIEGVIEVLRAITDTWQHNLRYRLSRAKARIKFLVDDYGPEGVRAMVEERLGRRLEDGVAPPPMRDTDHLGIHPQKQEGLVYVGIPVPMGWVRGDQLVALGELVGEFGGDARFTRMQNIILTGVPEGAVGGVVERLRRIGLDPDRNRLYGRSIACTDHQFCNYSVAETKGKLREILEVLEQRFGEAVEDLRIYTDGCPHACAHHWVGDIGLQGTTTQHPTKGVRVEAYDVCLRGGLGTKAAIGKPILRRIPEDQITEVVCRLVEAWLRERAEHGPGYRFRDFVDAHPDEALQAMALGQRTQEEACRRPVVRIPGMFLPFTDGADRVEVEAKTVREALEILKAQFPQLAAQLLTPDGQVHPSINLFVDEEDIRGLQGLETPLRPGQELTILPALSGG; encoded by the coding sequence ATGGCAGTACAGGTCACCGGTACGGGACAGACGGCGGAGGTCACCTGGGAGCTCGTCCTCAAGCGCAACTCCATCGAGCGCCTCAAGCAGGAGAAGTTCCCCCTCGACATCGTCCACGAGCTCCCGGAGCTCATCGCGCGGGGGTACGAGGCCGTCCCGGAAGAGGACATCGTACGGCTCAACTGGTGGGGCCTCACGCACGACAAGCCCAAGGTGGGCACCTTCATGGTGCGCATCAAGGTCCCGGGCGGCCGGATCGCACCCGAGCAGCTCATCGCCGTGGGCCGGATCTCCCAGCGGTACGGCCGCAACTACGGGGAGCTCACCACACGCCAGGGGATCCAGCTCCACTGGGTTCGGCTGGATCAGCTGCCGGAGGTGCTCCAGGAGATCCAGGCGAGTGGCCTCACCACCGTGGGCGGGGAGGGGGACACGGTGCGCAACGTCACGAGCTGCCCCGTGGCGGGTGTGGACCGGGAGGAGCTGTTCGACGTGCAGCCCGTGGTGGCCGCGGTGGCCCGCTTCTTCTATGGGAACCGTGCGTACAGCAACCTCCCCCGCAAGCACAAGTACACCATCAGCGCCTGCCCCGCCCAGTGCAACGCCCCGGAGATCCACGACGTGGCCCTCGTGGGCGTGCTCAAGGACGGCCGGCCGGGATTCGCCGTGCGGGTGGGCGGCGGCCTCTCCGCCACGCCCCGGATCTCCCGGGACCTCGGCGTGTTCGTGCCCGCAGAACCCATCGAAGGCGTCATCGAGGTCCTGCGGGCCATCACGGACACCTGGCAACACAACCTCCGCTACCGCCTGAGTCGCGCCAAGGCCCGCATCAAGTTCCTGGTGGACGACTACGGCCCGGAGGGCGTGCGGGCCATGGTGGAGGAGAGGTTGGGCCGCAGATTGGAGGACGGTGTCGCTCCGCCGCCCATGCGGGACACGGATCATCTCGGCATCCACCCCCAGAAGCAGGAGGGGCTGGTGTACGTGGGGATCCCGGTGCCCATGGGATGGGTGCGGGGGGATCAGCTGGTGGCCTTGGGCGAGCTCGTCGGGGAGTTCGGCGGGGACGCGCGCTTTACCCGTATGCAGAACATCATCCTCACCGGCGTGCCTGAAGGTGCGGTCGGGGGAGTGGTGGAGCGGTTGCGGCGGATCGGGCTGGACCCGGATCGCAACAGGCTCTACGGCCGGTCCATCGCCTGCACGGATCACCAGTTCTGCAACTACTCCGTGGCGGAGACCAAGGGGAAGCTGCGGGAGATCCTCGAGGTGCTGGAGCAGCGGTTCGGGGAGGCCGTGGAGGACCTGCGCATCTACACGGATGGATGCCCGCACGCCTGCGCCCATCACTGGGTTGGGGACATCGGGCTCCAGGGCACCACCACCCAGCACCCCACCAAGGGCGTGCGGGTGGAAGCCTACGATGTATGCCTGCGGGGCGGGCTCGGGACGAAGGCCGCCATCGGAAAGCCGATCCTGCGCCGCATCCCGGAGGACCAGATCACGGAGGTGGTCTGCCGCCTGGTGGAGGCGTGGCTGCGGGAGCGAGCGGAGCACGGCCCGGGCTACCGGTTCCGGGACTTCGTGGACGCCCATCCGGACGAGGCCCTCCAGGCCATGGCGCTCGGCCAGCGCACCCAGGAGGAGGCTTGCCGGCGGCCCGTGGTGCGCATCCCCGGCATGTTCCTGCCCTTCACGGACGGCGCGGACCGGGTGGAGGTGGAGGCGAAGACGGTGCGGGAGGCCCTGGAGATCCTGAAGGCGCAGTTCCCACAGCTGGCCGCCCAGCTCCTTACCCCGGACGGCCAGGTCCACCCCTCCATCAACCTCTTCGTGGACGAGGAAGACATCCGGGGACTACAGGGGCTTGAGACTCCGCTCCGGCCCGGGCAGGAGCTCACCATCCTGCCCGCCCTCTCGGGCGGATAA
- the sat gene encoding sulfate adenylyltransferase, with translation MIAPHGGELVQGVVHGELAQALREEARHLPTVLLAPKEAADAVLIATGAYSPLRGFMTQEAYRSVVHEMHLPDGLPWTLPVTLPVPEELARRISPGDRLALQGPTLLAVMEVAEIYRRDPEQEARLVFGTTDLRHPGVARLLRESRWLAGGAVWLVDRPPPAFPGLELDPAQTRALFARAGWRTVTAFQTRNPIHRAHEYLQKVALEVTDGLLLHPLVGETKGDDLPAAVRLRTYEVLLAQYYPRDRVLLAVFPAAMRYAGPREAVFHALVRKNYGCTHILIGRDHAGVGGFYEPYAAHRIFERFDPQAIGIVPLFFGEAFYCSRCDGMATERSCPHPPEARVNPSGTWVRELLRSGQLPPPQVMRPEVARILMEHFSGVQEQPTQGVR, from the coding sequence GTGATCGCACCACACGGCGGAGAGTTGGTCCAAGGTGTTGTACATGGAGAGCTCGCGCAGGCCCTTCGGGAAGAGGCCCGCCACCTTCCAACGGTGCTTCTTGCGCCCAAGGAGGCCGCGGACGCGGTTCTCATTGCCACGGGGGCCTATAGTCCCCTGCGGGGCTTCATGACGCAGGAAGCGTACCGCTCCGTGGTGCACGAGATGCACTTGCCCGATGGCCTTCCCTGGACCCTGCCCGTCACCCTGCCGGTTCCGGAGGAGCTCGCGCGCCGGATCAGCCCAGGCGATCGGCTGGCCCTCCAAGGTCCAACGCTCCTGGCGGTGATGGAGGTGGCGGAGATCTACCGCCGGGACCCGGAGCAGGAAGCGCGGCTCGTCTTCGGCACCACGGACCTCCGGCATCCGGGCGTGGCGAGGCTTTTGCGGGAGTCGCGGTGGCTTGCGGGCGGAGCGGTTTGGCTGGTGGACCGGCCGCCGCCCGCGTTCCCGGGACTTGAGCTGGATCCGGCCCAGACCCGGGCTCTGTTCGCGCGGGCGGGATGGCGCACGGTGACCGCGTTCCAGACCCGCAATCCCATCCACCGGGCCCACGAGTACCTGCAGAAAGTGGCCCTGGAGGTCACGGATGGATTGCTGCTGCATCCGCTGGTGGGCGAGACCAAGGGGGATGATCTTCCGGCCGCGGTGCGGCTCCGCACCTACGAGGTGCTCCTGGCCCAGTACTACCCCCGGGATCGGGTGCTTCTCGCGGTCTTCCCTGCGGCCATGCGCTACGCGGGACCGCGGGAGGCGGTCTTCCATGCGCTCGTGCGCAAGAACTACGGGTGCACCCACATCCTCATCGGCCGGGATCACGCGGGGGTGGGCGGGTTCTACGAGCCGTACGCGGCCCACCGCATCTTCGAGCGGTTCGATCCGCAGGCCATCGGAATCGTGCCGCTCTTTTTCGGGGAGGCCTTCTACTGCTCGCGGTGCGACGGCATGGCCACGGAACGCAGCTGCCCGCACCCGCCGGAGGCGCGGGTGAACCCCAGCGGCACCTGGGTGCGGGAGCTCCTGCGTTCGGGACAGCTGCCGCCGCCGCAGGTGATGCGGCCGGAGGTGGCCCGGATCCTCATGGAGCACTTTTCCGGAGTCCAGGAACAACCCACACAGGGCGTGCGGTGA